In Geminocystis sp. NIES-3709, a single genomic region encodes these proteins:
- a CDS encoding M13 family metallopeptidase → MKLSSRLFLIALTSLSFTITNKAIADTSKKETGFSINNIDTSVKPQDNFYQFANGNWLKKAVIPDDNVRVDSFTDVEAVRDQKLLKIITQASGKSAIFPKESIPQQVGDLYLSGMNLELRNKLGIVPIQPILTQIDSIATPEELITVMANHSLKGLPSIFMAGVSTDFKNSQVNALYIAPILPQQKDFYSNDNFSKQREAYITHIAKIFILGGEKPEQAQSQAQTVFAIETALAESQLTPADGNNPSLTYHKKSLTQLKNEIPNINWDLYFQEMGLSGLQEVVVRQPKYMAMVNQLMKEKSLEDWKTYLRWRLLSGTAPHLTEDFVQEDFEFEYKVMKGAKQQKPLEQRIAEVVRTMLPHPTAKLYVAEYFSADDKAKAEKMVENIKAEFRLRLQENPWMSSETRQKALEKLDKMKSYIGYPDEKEWVDYSSIDIKTDDLVGNLLRINEWNTRRNLATLNKPPVYEPFFGHANPTEVNAQYSSNINSIEIPAAILQAPFFDASLDDAVNYCAIGGVIAHEITHGFDSTGRTFDAEGNLKDWWTAEDAKKFDERANKLIEQYNQYEPLPGLFINGELSLTENIADLGGINIAHSALQRSLTDAQKAEKIDGYTPSQRCFISWAQVWKSKWRPEILRLVILGDPHPPSEFRVKGSLVNTPDFFPAFNIQKGDRMNKDEADIIKIW, encoded by the coding sequence ATGAAACTTTCTTCTCGTTTATTTTTGATTGCTTTAACTTCCCTCTCTTTTACTATCACTAATAAGGCGATCGCCGATACCTCAAAAAAAGAAACAGGTTTTTCCATTAACAATATCGATACATCCGTTAAACCTCAAGATAATTTTTATCAATTCGCCAATGGTAACTGGTTAAAAAAAGCCGTAATTCCTGATGATAATGTTCGGGTTGACAGTTTTACTGATGTGGAAGCCGTCAGAGATCAAAAATTATTAAAAATCATCACTCAAGCATCTGGTAAAAGTGCGATCTTCCCGAAAGAAAGCATCCCTCAACAAGTGGGAGATTTATATTTATCGGGGATGAATCTGGAATTACGCAATAAATTGGGTATTGTTCCCATTCAACCAATCTTAACTCAAATAGATTCGATCGCAACTCCCGAAGAATTAATAACCGTCATGGCAAATCATAGTTTAAAAGGTTTGCCTTCCATTTTTATGGCTGGAGTTTCTACGGACTTTAAAAATTCCCAAGTAAATGCTTTATATATTGCTCCCATATTACCTCAGCAAAAGGATTTTTATTCTAATGACAACTTTAGTAAGCAAAGAGAGGCTTATATTACCCATATTGCCAAAATCTTTATCCTTGGAGGAGAAAAGCCAGAACAAGCTCAAAGTCAAGCCCAGACTGTTTTTGCCATAGAAACGGCTTTAGCAGAAAGTCAATTAACCCCCGCCGATGGTAATAACCCCTCATTGACTTATCATAAAAAATCTTTAACTCAACTAAAAAACGAAATTCCGAATATTAATTGGGATCTTTATTTTCAAGAAATGGGTTTATCAGGATTGCAAGAAGTAGTTGTCAGACAGCCTAAATATATGGCAATGGTAAATCAGCTAATGAAAGAAAAATCCCTGGAAGATTGGAAAACTTATCTTCGTTGGCGGTTGTTGAGTGGTACAGCACCCCATTTAACGGAAGACTTTGTACAAGAAGATTTTGAGTTTGAGTATAAAGTTATGAAAGGGGCAAAACAACAAAAACCCCTTGAGCAAAGAATCGCTGAAGTGGTGAGAACTATGTTACCTCATCCAACGGCTAAACTTTATGTGGCGGAATATTTCTCTGCTGATGATAAAGCAAAAGCTGAAAAAATGGTGGAAAATATCAAGGCAGAATTTCGACTCCGTTTACAAGAAAATCCTTGGATGAGTTCGGAAACTCGTCAAAAAGCCCTTGAGAAATTGGACAAAATGAAATCCTACATCGGCTATCCTGATGAAAAGGAATGGGTGGACTATTCTAGTATTGACATCAAAACAGATGATCTTGTGGGTAACTTGTTGCGGATTAATGAATGGAATACGCGCCGAAATTTGGCAACATTAAATAAACCTCCTGTTTATGAGCCTTTTTTTGGACACGCTAACCCAACGGAAGTCAATGCTCAATATAGCTCCAATATTAATAGTATCGAAATCCCTGCGGCTATCTTACAAGCTCCTTTCTTTGATGCTAGTCTTGATGATGCGGTAAACTATTGTGCCATCGGCGGTGTCATTGCCCACGAAATAACTCATGGTTTTGATAGTACAGGTCGCACTTTTGATGCTGAAGGTAATCTTAAAGATTGGTGGACAGCAGAAGATGCTAAAAAGTTTGATGAAAGAGCGAATAAATTAATCGAACAATACAATCAATATGAGCCTTTACCAGGATTATTTATCAATGGCGAACTATCTCTAACGGAAAATATCGCTGATTTAGGGGGAATTAATATCGCTCATAGTGCTTTACAACGCAGTTTAACGGATGCTCAAAAAGCGGAGAAAATAGATGGTTATACCCCTTCCCAACGGTGTTTTATTTCTTGGGCGCAGGTATGGAAATCAAAATGGCGACCTGAAATATTACGTTTAGTAATTCTTGGTGATCCTCATCCCCCTTCCGAATTTCGGGTAAAAGGTTCGTTAGTTAATACTCCTGACTTTTTCCCTGCTTTTAATATTCAAAAAGGCGATCGTATGAATAAAGATGAAGCTGATATTATCAAGATTTGGTAA
- the clpB gene encoding ATP-dependent chaperone ClpB — protein sequence MQPTNPQQFTEKAWEAIVKTPDIAKQNQHQQIESEHLLKSLLEQEGLAINIFNKANISLPRLRERVDEFINRQAKIKNIGDSVYLGKSLDTLLDRADNYKKEFQDDFISIEHIILAYAQDDRFGKKLLQEFNLDENKLKTIIKDIRGNQKVSDQNPENKYESLAKYGRDLTELARLGKLDPVIGRDDEVRRTIQILSRRTKNNPVLIGEPGVGKTAIVEGLAQRIINRDVPESLIDRTLIALDMGALIAGAKYRGEFEERLKAVLKEVTESQGNIVLFIDEIHTVVGAGATQGAMDAGNLLKPMLARGELRCIGATTLDEYRKYIEKDAALERRFQSVFVDEPNVIDTISILRGLKERYEVHHGVKIADTALVAAAMLSNRYITDRFLPDKAIDLVDESAAKLKMEITSKPEELDEVDRKILQLEMERLSLKKEADQASVERREKLEQELANLKEQQSAFNAQWQSEKEAIDQIRSLRESLEKLNVEIQQAERDYDYNKAAELRYGKLTDIQRQIKEKEKLLAEKQTSGKSLLREEVEESDIAEIISKWTGIPISKLVESEKEKLLHLEDQLHDRVIGQNEAVIAVSDAIQRSRAGLADPNRPTASFIFLGPTGVGKTELAKALAGILFDTEDAIVRIDMSEYMEKHTVSRLMGAPPGYVGYEEGGQLTEAIRRRPYSVVLFDEIEKAHPDVFNVMLQILDDGRLTDSQGRTIDFTNTIIIMTSNIGSQYILDLAGDNSKYEEMRSRVMEAMRGNFRPEFLNRIDEIIIFHSLEKSELRNIVKIQVKRLESRLNEQKMTLKLSDAALDFLADIGYDPVYGARPLKRAIQRYLETAIAKAILKGEFKDGDTILVDVEDERLSLKHG from the coding sequence ATGCAACCAACAAATCCCCAACAATTTACAGAAAAAGCATGGGAAGCGATCGTAAAAACTCCTGATATTGCAAAACAAAATCAACATCAACAAATCGAAAGCGAACATCTCTTAAAATCTCTTTTAGAACAAGAAGGATTAGCTATTAATATCTTTAATAAAGCTAATATTAGTTTACCTCGTTTAAGAGAAAGAGTTGATGAATTTATTAACCGTCAGGCTAAAATTAAAAACATCGGTGATTCTGTCTATTTAGGTAAAAGTTTAGATACCCTTTTAGACAGAGCAGATAACTATAAAAAAGAATTTCAAGATGATTTTATTTCGATCGAACATATTATTTTAGCTTATGCACAAGACGATCGTTTTGGCAAGAAATTACTGCAAGAATTTAACTTAGATGAAAACAAATTAAAAACTATTATTAAAGATATTAGAGGAAATCAAAAAGTGAGTGATCAAAATCCAGAAAATAAATATGAATCTCTAGCTAAATATGGACGAGATTTGACAGAATTAGCAAGGTTAGGAAAACTCGATCCTGTTATTGGTAGAGATGATGAAGTTCGTCGTACTATTCAAATTCTCTCCCGTCGTACAAAAAATAACCCCGTCTTAATTGGTGAACCGGGGGTGGGTAAAACTGCTATTGTAGAAGGATTAGCTCAACGTATTATAAACCGTGATGTACCAGAATCATTAATCGATCGAACCCTCATTGCTTTAGATATGGGGGCATTAATTGCTGGGGCAAAATATCGAGGAGAATTTGAAGAAAGACTCAAAGCTGTATTGAAGGAAGTCACGGAATCTCAGGGTAATATTGTCCTTTTTATTGATGAAATTCACACTGTTGTAGGAGCTGGAGCGACGCAGGGTGCGATGGACGCAGGAAACCTCTTAAAACCGATGTTAGCACGGGGAGAATTGCGTTGTATTGGAGCGACAACTCTTGATGAATATCGCAAATATATCGAGAAGGATGCGGCATTAGAAAGACGTTTTCAATCGGTGTTTGTAGATGAGCCTAACGTCATTGATACCATCTCCATTTTGCGTGGTTTAAAAGAGCGTTATGAAGTACATCATGGGGTGAAAATTGCGGATACTGCTTTAGTTGCTGCCGCTATGCTTTCTAATCGTTATATTACTGATCGATTTTTACCTGATAAAGCCATCGATTTAGTCGATGAATCTGCCGCTAAATTGAAGATGGAAATAACCTCAAAACCAGAGGAATTAGATGAAGTCGATCGTAAAATTTTACAATTGGAAATGGAACGTTTATCTCTAAAAAAAGAAGCAGATCAAGCATCAGTTGAAAGACGGGAAAAATTAGAACAAGAATTAGCTAATTTAAAAGAACAACAATCAGCTTTTAATGCCCAATGGCAAAGCGAAAAAGAAGCTATTGATCAAATTCGTAGTTTACGAGAATCTTTAGAAAAACTTAACGTTGAAATTCAACAGGCGGAAAGAGATTATGACTATAATAAAGCGGCTGAATTAAGGTATGGAAAATTAACAGATATTCAACGACAAATTAAAGAAAAAGAAAAGTTATTAGCTGAAAAACAAACTAGCGGAAAATCACTTTTACGAGAAGAAGTTGAGGAGTCAGATATTGCCGAAATCATCTCTAAATGGACTGGTATTCCTATTAGTAAATTAGTGGAATCCGAGAAAGAAAAATTACTACACCTTGAAGATCAACTCCACGATCGAGTAATCGGGCAAAATGAAGCAGTTATTGCCGTTTCTGACGCAATTCAGCGTTCTCGTGCTGGTTTAGCCGATCCTAATCGTCCTACCGCTAGTTTTATCTTTCTAGGGCCTACGGGCGTAGGTAAAACAGAACTAGCAAAAGCCTTAGCCGGTATTCTTTTTGACACTGAGGATGCGATCGTGCGGATAGATATGTCAGAGTACATGGAAAAACATACCGTTTCCCGTTTAATGGGTGCGCCTCCGGGATACGTTGGCTATGAAGAAGGAGGACAACTTACTGAAGCTATACGCCGTCGTCCTTATTCTGTGGTATTGTTTGATGAGATCGAAAAAGCTCATCCTGACGTATTTAACGTGATGTTACAGATTTTGGATGATGGACGCTTAACGGATTCTCAGGGGCGTACCATTGATTTTACCAATACTATCATCATCATGACCAGTAACATCGGTTCGCAGTATATCCTTGATTTAGCAGGGGATAACTCGAAATATGAGGAGATGCGTAGTCGAGTGATGGAGGCAATGCGCGGTAATTTTCGCCCTGAATTTTTAAACCGTATCGATGAAATAATCATCTTCCATAGCCTTGAAAAATCTGAATTGAGAAATATCGTCAAAATTCAAGTTAAACGGTTAGAATCACGCTTAAATGAGCAGAAAATGACATTAAAATTATCCGATGCAGCCCTAGATTTTCTTGCTGACATTGGCTACGATCCTGTTTATGGTGCAAGACCCTTGAAACGTGCTATACAACGCTATTTAGAAACGGCGATCGCCAAAGCCATTTTAAAAGGTGAATTTAAGGATGGAGACACGATTTTAGTAGATGTGGAAGACGAAAGATTGAGTCTTAAACACGGTTAA
- a CDS encoding DUF3352 domain-containing protein → MKSRSSLPKIVIIVLVILLAVLSLWLSTGRYPNYIAKGGVKNNPQSIVFIPKRSPLMVSLLVNPDKLGVMANLLPSNDEQKRVLKSIKQLRTKLLIQAQVDSSEDLQTWLGEEITLAVTSLDYDHDRDNGIKPGYLLVVKNKSSELAREFLQTYYGKQAVSNNAQLILDEYKGVKLVYQKPLTPDVNIKQIAAAVVGDFVLFANDIQVLKESINNSQAVDLNLAHDLAYQKAIESLPKEKVSIAYLNLPSTSAWITNQGEVTTSYDNQSLTVSLSLNPQGLVTHTALSGITEEKNQTPKLTTPPQTLAYIPDDSIFSVAGFDLQGFWQEIIAELDNNNPLPQLLYQGIHPLEESLNVNFAEDIFPQVTGEYGLSLSINEKTKQLDWLFINQNSLTDTYKLDNLAKERGLSVGTLPLNNNTITAWTKLITTSDNNFSRLEAEVKGVHTKKESYEILTNSVNVLNGILTNPTSNLLESPQFRSSIKALPTENDGYLYLQWQPLKPYLVQKFPIVKIAELGFKPLFDNLQSLTIVSEGVESGVRKGTIFFNLSISK, encoded by the coding sequence ATGAAATCTCGTTCTAGCTTACCAAAAATCGTCATTATTGTCTTAGTGATTCTCCTCGCTGTGTTAAGTCTGTGGTTATCGACAGGAAGGTATCCTAATTACATCGCTAAAGGTGGAGTGAAAAATAATCCTCAAAGTATCGTATTCATTCCCAAACGATCGCCCTTAATGGTATCTTTATTAGTCAATCCTGATAAATTAGGGGTAATGGCGAATTTACTACCTTCTAATGATGAACAAAAACGGGTTTTAAAATCGATCAAGCAATTAAGAACAAAATTACTAATCCAAGCTCAAGTGGACTCCTCAGAAGATTTACAGACGTGGTTAGGAGAAGAAATTACTCTGGCAGTGACATCTTTAGATTATGATCACGATCGAGATAATGGTATTAAACCGGGATATTTGTTAGTCGTAAAAAACAAGTCTTCGGAATTAGCAAGGGAATTTTTACAGACTTATTACGGAAAACAGGCGGTTTCTAATAATGCACAACTAATTTTAGACGAGTATAAAGGAGTTAAATTAGTGTATCAAAAACCCTTGACACCTGACGTAAATATTAAGCAGATAGCCGCCGCAGTTGTTGGTGATTTCGTATTATTTGCCAACGATATACAAGTGTTGAAAGAATCCATTAACAATTCTCAAGCAGTAGATCTTAATTTAGCTCATGATTTAGCATACCAAAAAGCGATCGAGTCTCTACCAAAAGAAAAAGTAAGTATTGCTTATCTTAATTTGCCATCAACTTCAGCATGGATTACCAATCAAGGAGAAGTCACAACCTCCTATGATAATCAAAGCCTAACGGTGTCATTAAGTCTCAATCCTCAAGGATTAGTTACTCATACCGCTTTATCTGGCATCACTGAAGAAAAAAACCAAACCCCCAAATTAACAACTCCTCCCCAAACTCTGGCTTATATTCCTGATGATAGTATTTTCTCAGTGGCAGGTTTTGATTTACAGGGATTTTGGCAGGAAATCATCGCAGAATTAGATAACAATAACCCCTTACCTCAATTACTTTATCAAGGTATCCATCCTTTAGAAGAATCTTTGAATGTGAATTTTGCTGAAGATATTTTCCCTCAAGTTACGGGAGAGTATGGTTTATCTTTATCTATCAATGAGAAAACAAAACAATTAGATTGGTTATTTATTAATCAAAATTCCTTAACTGATACCTATAAATTGGATAACCTTGCTAAAGAAAGAGGCTTGAGTGTTGGCACACTACCTTTAAACAATAACACTATCACTGCATGGACAAAACTAATTACCACTTCTGATAATAATTTTTCACGGTTAGAAGCGGAAGTAAAAGGAGTACATACCAAGAAAGAATCTTACGAGATTTTAACAAACTCTGTTAATGTTTTGAATGGTATTTTAACCAACCCTACCAGTAATTTACTAGAATCTCCTCAGTTTCGATCGAGTATTAAAGCCTTACCAACGGAAAATGATGGATATTTATATTTACAGTGGCAACCTTTAAAACCTTACCTTGTTCAAAAATTTCCCATCGTCAAGATTGCCGAATTAGGGTTTAAACCACTATTTGATAATTTACAATCTTTAACAATCGTAAGTGAAGGTGTGGAAAGTGGGGTAAGAAAAGGTACAATTTTCTTTAATTTATCTATTTCAAAGTAA